A genomic region of Miscanthus floridulus cultivar M001 chromosome 3, ASM1932011v1, whole genome shotgun sequence contains the following coding sequences:
- the LOC136541979 gene encoding uncharacterized protein isoform X3 yields MQLASRPPPPSHLPRRGAAPTPTPTPFLIVLRRRRHHHHRRPYLLAPRASLSDLLASLPSSLALVGPAALAAAAAVATSFSSWSSSSSQTSLPPPSQESEDYDVCGDVAGEWILFTSPTPFNRCVLLRCPSVSFEDGGVLLDGVNERLLTEERHYVNLSRGCVPVVRGGDGACDISYQRICIALEDGGVIALDWPDNLDLDKEHGLDSTVLIVPGTHEGSMESSIKVFVLDALKNGYFPIVMNPRGCGGSPVTTPRLFTAADSDDICTAVQFMNSKRPWTTLMGVGWGYGANMLTKYLVEVGESTPLTAAVCIDNPFDLEEATRSFPHHIALDEKLTTGLVDILRANKELFQGKAKNFNVQKALSASCLRDFDGAISMVSHGFDTLHDFYAEISTRLSVAHVKIPLLFIQSDDGTVPLLTVPRSSISENPFTSLLLCSGVHSTIFTFRRYAVLWCQNLALEWLSAVEFALLKGRHPLIKDVDITINPSKGLAFVEPQVNERKPRKGNSFRKHSELILYNNVPHGINGLLVDSAKKYSDAQNKEDGQLENNGDIGTVDKDLEEELEESSEDVEKGQVLQSASLVMNMLDATMPGTLNDDQKKKVLVAVEQGETLAKALEEAVPEDVRGKLTASVTEILNSKRETFSLDALNRLGWNNVRTTTTKALAQEKLKDSGHESGLKDAKMADQNRISATASEGDRKDINMKNDDKPGESIESSEGKPSQTSEPVGTATEIGSEQPYKSDKANYGTNDNSEGQHITQQDNGTTPMQVSDDQSVANSNGASKEGEQSADATIDQNLQSNATEKEGDTIRTGEDKAAHNVNDQSTQVSKTEGSKPSPITVTQALDALTGFDDSTQMAVNSVFGVLENMIDQFQKQQDSENAENSDGTSVDETESHVKENTEKASSGEEINQSSKQPEGSSPGKSDSIMSKDDCAFGEGNPNLSIVSSGREKMRYYQGNKVGDHVDADGIKQVNGLPDYLLDIAVNYYLKAQYAMYIHEFLYTQLQLKIQESNSATDLFLDPQEGKWKIADQMHNAQNDISESSQESSKMDKAVQPPYFIPRKIPDFTYKSNKWNNTVATRSIPGNDLREALTCFVRDELSSALKMEVGRKIGITDTKQLERSLANDVEQIAAEVSKTVVLDCEFYSVTRGQRSPTTVKFGSTHGTNVVEAVSTAVQKSQHLRNILPVGVIVGVTLACLRNCFHFGVSKHGDHMKATMNSDILGEEVIVQDSSKENVQDSGKANTDDNNIEKTSGDNQQEMTKSQGQDMMVGAVTAALGASALVAHNQFHSYIHPNSWGYGSKTGNGGTVRSAHRRSGDTSMHIWPPCGDAGCPQQYHVERSRVGAGRGMWYGPLKLI; encoded by the exons ATGCAACTCGCCTCCCGCCCCCCTCCTCCGTCGCATCTCCCTCGCCGGGGCGCCgcgcccacccccacccccaccccgttCCTCATCGTCCTCCGGAGGcggcgccaccaccaccaccgccgcccgtACCTCCTCGCCCCCCGCGCCTCTCTCTCGGACCTCCTCGCcagcctcccctcctccctcgcgCTCGTAGGCCCCGCCGCCCTCGCGGCTGCAGCCGCGGTCGCCACCTCCTTCTCCTcctggtcctcctcctcgtcccagACCAGCCTCCCGCCGCCGTCCCAGGAATCCGAGGACTACGACGTGTGCGGGGATGTCGCGGGCGAGTGGATTCTCTTCACCAGCCCGACGCCATTCAACCGCTGCGTGCTGCTGCGTTGCCCGTCCGTGTCTTTCGAGGACGGCGGCGTCCTGCTCGACGGCGTCAACGAGCGCCTGCTCACCGAGGAGCGGCACTACGTGAACCTGAGCAGGGGCTGCGTCCCCGTGGTGCGCGGCGGGGACGGTGCCTGCGATATCTCGTACCAGAGGATTTGCATCGCCCTTGAGGACGGTGGGGTGATCGCACTCGATTGGCCTGATAATTTGGACTTGGACAAAGAGCATGGGCTGGATTCCACGGTGCTTATAGTGCCTGGCACGCACGAGGGGAGCATGGAGAGCAGCATCAAGGTGTTCGTGTTGGATGCGCTGAAGAATGGATACTTTCCTATTGTAATGAACCCCAGAGGGTGCGGCGGCTCCCCAGTCACTACCCCAAG GTTATTTACAGCAGCTGACAGTGATGATATCTGCACAGCAGTACAGTTTATGAACAGCAAGCGACCTTGGACAACACTAATGGGTGTTGGATGGGGCTATGGGGCAAATATGCTTACAAAGTACCTCGTGGAAGTTGGAGAGTCTACTCCTCTTACTGCTGCTGTTTGTATTGACAACCCTTTTGATCTAGAAGAAGCAACGAGATCATTTCCTCATCATATAGCTCTTGATGAAAAGCTCACAACTGGCTTGGTTGATATTCTGCGTGCTAATAAG GAACTCTTTCAAGGTAAAGCTAAAAATTTCAATGTTCAAAAGGCTTTGTCAGCCAGTTGTTTGAGGGACTTCGATGGAGCTATATCCATGGTTTCACATGGGTTCGATACTCTTCATGATTTCTATGCTGAAATTAGCACAAGGCTGTCAGTTGCCCATGTGAAAATACCTCTACTTTTTATACAG AGTGATGATGGGACTGTGCCGCTTCTTACAGTGCCCCGCAGTTCAATATCAGAAAATCCTTTCACAAGCCTTCTCCTTTGTTCTGGTGTACACTCCACTATCTTCACGTTTCGGAGATACGCTGTGTTATGGTGCCAGAATCTTGCCTTAGAG TGGTTATCAGCTGTCGAGTTTGCTCTTCTGAAGGGTCGGCATCCACTTATCAAAGATGTGGACATCACAATTAACCCGTCCAAAGGTCTAGCATTTGTTGAACCTCAAGTGAATGAGAGGAAACCTCGAAAAGGAAATAGTTTTCGTAAGCATTCTGAACTTATTTTGTATAATAATGTTCCTCATGGAATAAATGGACTGCTAGTTGATTCTGCAAAAAAGTACTCTGATGCTCAAAACAAAGAAGATGGGCAGTTGGAAAATAATGGTGACATAGGAACTGTAGACAAAGATCTGGAAGAAGAGTTAGAAGAGAGTTCTGAAGATGTTGAGAAAGGTCAGGTACTACAATCAGCAAGTCTTGTGATGAATATGCTAGATGCTACAATGCCTGGTACTCTCAATGATGATCAGAAGAAGAAG GTTCTGGTAGCTGTGGAGCAAGGGGAGACTCTTGCGAAAGCTCTAGAAGAAGCTGTACCTGAAGATGTGCGTGGAAAACTTACGGCTTCTGTAACTGAAATTTTAAATTCCAAACGAGAGACTTTCAGTTTAGATGCATTGAATCGACTTGGCTGGAACAATGTAAGAACAACCACCACCAAGGCATTGGCCCAGGAAAAGCTCAAAGATTCTGGTCATGAAAGTGGGCTTAAGGATGCTAAGATGGCTGATCAGAACAGGATTTCTGCAACAGCTTCTGAGGGGGATCGGAAAGACATTAATATGAAAAATGATGATAAACCTGGAGAAAGCATCGAATCATCAGAAGGAAAGCCTTCTCAAACTTCTGAACCTGTTGGAACTGCGACAGAAATTGGAAGTGAACAACCTTATAAATCAGATAAAGCTAACTATGGAACCAATGATAACAGTGAAGGGCAGCATATAACCCAACAGGACAATGGAACAACTCCAATGCAAGTTTCTGATGATCAGTCAGTGGCCAACTCTAATGGGGCTTCTAAAGAAGGGGAGCAATCAGCAGATGCTACAATAGACCAGAATCTACAATCTAATGCAACAGAAAAGGAAGGTGACACAATTCGCACAGGTGAAGATAAGGCTGCTCATAATGTGAATGATCAAAGCACGCAAGTCTCTAAAACAGAAGGATCGAAACCTTCGCCCATTACTGTGACCCAGGCATTAGATGCATTAACTGGGTTTGATGACTCGACTCAAATGGCTGTCAACAGTGTATTTGGAGTTCTTGAAAATATGATTGATCAGTTTCAGAAACAACAGGATTCTGAGAATGCTGAAAATTCTGATGGCACTTCTGTGGATGAGACAGAATCTCATGTAAAGGAGAATACAGAGAAAGCGTCAAGTGGAGAAGAAATAAACCAATCATCTAAACAACCAGAAGGTAGCAGTCCTGGAAAAAGTGATTCAATCATGTCCAAAGATGATTGTGCTTTTGGTGAGGGAAATCCCAATTTAAGCATTGTTTCATCTGGTAGGGAAAAAATGAGATATTACCAAGGAAAcaaagttggtgatcatgtggATGCTGATGGTATCAAGCAGGTCAATGGCTTGCCTGACTATTTATTAGATATAGCTGTCAACTATTACTTGAAGGCGCAGTATGCAATGTACATTCATGAATTTCTTTACACACAATTGCAACTCAAAATACAGGAGTCTAATTCAGCAactgatctttttcttgatccaCAAGAGGGTAAATGGAAAATTGCAGACCAGATGCACAATGCGCAAAATGACATTTCTGAATCCTCACAAGAGTCATCTAAGATGGACAAAGCTGTTCAGCCACCCTACTTTATACCAAGAAAAATTCCAGACTTTACATACAAGTCAAATAAATGGAATAATACAGTAGCAACCAGGTCAATACCTGGTAATGATTTGAGAGAGGCACTTACATGCTTTGTTAGAGATGAACTATCAAGTGCCCTTAAAATGGAAGTTGGGCGCAAAATAGGGATAACAGATACTAAGCAACTTGAAAGAAGTCTTGCAAATGATGTAGAACAGATTGCTGCAGAAGTTTCTAAAACTGTTGTCCTTGACTGTGAGTTTTATTCAGTGACACGTGGGCAAAGAAGTCCAACAACTGTCAAGTTTGGTTCAACACATGGAACAAATGTTGTTGAAGCTGTATCAACTGCAGTTCAGAAGTCTCAGCATCTGAGGAACATTCTTCCTGTCGGTGTCATAGTTGGTGTAACTTTGGCATGTTTGAGAAATTGCTTCCATTTTGGTGTGTCTAAGCATGGTGACCATATGAAAGCGACTATGAATTCAGATATTTTGGGTGAGGAAGTTATTGTTCAGGATAGCAGCAAAGAGAATGTTCAGGATAGTGGAAAAGCAAATACAGACGACAATAATATTGAAAAAACCAGTGGGGACAACCAGCAGGAGATGACAAAGTCACAGGGCCAAGATATGATGGTGGGGGCTGTGACGGCTGCCCTAGGTGCTTCTGCTTTGGTAGCACATAATCAA TTCCACTCCTATATACACCCCAATTCGTGGGGCTATGGCAGCAAGACTGGCAACGGTGGCACGGTGCGCTCAGCCCATCGTCGCAGCGGTGACACCAGCATGCACATATGGCCTCCATGCGGTGACGCAGGATGCCCGCAACAGTACCATGTGGAGCGTAGCCGCGTGGGAGCCGGGCGCGGCATGTGGTATGGTCCTCTGAAACTGATATGA
- the LOC136541979 gene encoding uncharacterized protein isoform X5: MQLASRPPPPSHLPRRGAAPTPTPTPFLIVLRRRRHHHHRRPYLLAPRASLSDLLASLPSSLALVGPAALAAAAAVATSFSSWSSSSSQTSLPPPSQESEDYDVCGDVAGEWILFTSPTPFNRCVLLRCPSVSFEDGGVLLDGVNERLLTEERHYVNLSRGCVPVVRGGDGACDISYQRICIALEDGGVIALDWPDNLDLDKEHGLDSTVLIVPGTHEGSMESSIKVFVLDALKNGYFPIVMNPRGCGGSPVTTPRLFTAADSDDICTAVQFMNSKRPWTTLMGVGWGYGANMLTKYLVEVGESTPLTAAVCIDNPFDLEEATRSFPHHIALDEKLTTGLVDILRANKELFQGKAKNFNVQKALSASCLRDFDGAISMVSHGFDTLHDFYAEISTRLSVAHVKIPLLFIQSDDGTVPLLTVPRSSISENPFTSLLLCSGVHSTIFTFRRYAVLWCQNLALEWLSAVEFALLKGRHPLIKDVDITINPSKGLAFVEPQVNERKPRKGNSFRKHSELILYNNVPHGINGLLVDSAKKYSDAQNKEDGQLENNGDIGTVDKDLEEELEESSEDVEKGQVLQSASLVMNMLDATMPGTLNDDQKKKVLVAVEQGETLAKALEEAVPEDVRGKLTASVTEILNSKRETFSLDALNRLGWNNVRTTTTKALAQEKLKDSGHESGLKDAKMADQNRISATASEGDRKDINMKNDDKPGESIESSEGKPSQTSEPVGTATEIGSEQPYKSDKANYGTNDNSEGQHITQQDNGTTPMQVSDDQSVANSNGASKEGEQSADATIDQNLQSNATEKEGDTIRTGEDKAAHNVNDQSTQVSKTEGSKPSPITVTQALDALTGFDDSTQMAVNSVFGVLENMIDQFQKQQDSENAENSDGTSVDETESHVKENTEKASSGEEINQSSKQPEGSSPGKSDSIMSKDDCAFGEGNPNLSIVSSGREKMRYYQGNKVGDHVDADGIKQVNGLPDYLLDIAVNYYLKAQYAMYIHEFLYTQLQLKIQESNSATDLFLDPQEGKWKIADQMHNAQNDISESSQESSKMDKAVQPPYFIPRKIPDFTYKSNKWNNTVATRSIPGNDLREALTCFVRDELSSALKMEVGRKIGITDTKQLERSLANDVEQIAAEVSKTVVLDCEFYSVTRGQRSPTTVKFGSTHGTNVVEAVSTAVQKSQHLRNILPVGVIVGVTLACLRNCFHFGVSKHGDHMKATMNSDILGEEVIVQDSSKENVQDSGKANTDDNNIEKTSGDNQQEMTKSQGQDMMVGAVTAALGASALVAHNQVSGERRFGNVLFALRVHMSVLHPLLILGQPLFMEGHVVMANPPPARRGPCPCHRHRHPSAPEK; this comes from the exons ATGCAACTCGCCTCCCGCCCCCCTCCTCCGTCGCATCTCCCTCGCCGGGGCGCCgcgcccacccccacccccaccccgttCCTCATCGTCCTCCGGAGGcggcgccaccaccaccaccgccgcccgtACCTCCTCGCCCCCCGCGCCTCTCTCTCGGACCTCCTCGCcagcctcccctcctccctcgcgCTCGTAGGCCCCGCCGCCCTCGCGGCTGCAGCCGCGGTCGCCACCTCCTTCTCCTcctggtcctcctcctcgtcccagACCAGCCTCCCGCCGCCGTCCCAGGAATCCGAGGACTACGACGTGTGCGGGGATGTCGCGGGCGAGTGGATTCTCTTCACCAGCCCGACGCCATTCAACCGCTGCGTGCTGCTGCGTTGCCCGTCCGTGTCTTTCGAGGACGGCGGCGTCCTGCTCGACGGCGTCAACGAGCGCCTGCTCACCGAGGAGCGGCACTACGTGAACCTGAGCAGGGGCTGCGTCCCCGTGGTGCGCGGCGGGGACGGTGCCTGCGATATCTCGTACCAGAGGATTTGCATCGCCCTTGAGGACGGTGGGGTGATCGCACTCGATTGGCCTGATAATTTGGACTTGGACAAAGAGCATGGGCTGGATTCCACGGTGCTTATAGTGCCTGGCACGCACGAGGGGAGCATGGAGAGCAGCATCAAGGTGTTCGTGTTGGATGCGCTGAAGAATGGATACTTTCCTATTGTAATGAACCCCAGAGGGTGCGGCGGCTCCCCAGTCACTACCCCAAG GTTATTTACAGCAGCTGACAGTGATGATATCTGCACAGCAGTACAGTTTATGAACAGCAAGCGACCTTGGACAACACTAATGGGTGTTGGATGGGGCTATGGGGCAAATATGCTTACAAAGTACCTCGTGGAAGTTGGAGAGTCTACTCCTCTTACTGCTGCTGTTTGTATTGACAACCCTTTTGATCTAGAAGAAGCAACGAGATCATTTCCTCATCATATAGCTCTTGATGAAAAGCTCACAACTGGCTTGGTTGATATTCTGCGTGCTAATAAG GAACTCTTTCAAGGTAAAGCTAAAAATTTCAATGTTCAAAAGGCTTTGTCAGCCAGTTGTTTGAGGGACTTCGATGGAGCTATATCCATGGTTTCACATGGGTTCGATACTCTTCATGATTTCTATGCTGAAATTAGCACAAGGCTGTCAGTTGCCCATGTGAAAATACCTCTACTTTTTATACAG AGTGATGATGGGACTGTGCCGCTTCTTACAGTGCCCCGCAGTTCAATATCAGAAAATCCTTTCACAAGCCTTCTCCTTTGTTCTGGTGTACACTCCACTATCTTCACGTTTCGGAGATACGCTGTGTTATGGTGCCAGAATCTTGCCTTAGAG TGGTTATCAGCTGTCGAGTTTGCTCTTCTGAAGGGTCGGCATCCACTTATCAAAGATGTGGACATCACAATTAACCCGTCCAAAGGTCTAGCATTTGTTGAACCTCAAGTGAATGAGAGGAAACCTCGAAAAGGAAATAGTTTTCGTAAGCATTCTGAACTTATTTTGTATAATAATGTTCCTCATGGAATAAATGGACTGCTAGTTGATTCTGCAAAAAAGTACTCTGATGCTCAAAACAAAGAAGATGGGCAGTTGGAAAATAATGGTGACATAGGAACTGTAGACAAAGATCTGGAAGAAGAGTTAGAAGAGAGTTCTGAAGATGTTGAGAAAGGTCAGGTACTACAATCAGCAAGTCTTGTGATGAATATGCTAGATGCTACAATGCCTGGTACTCTCAATGATGATCAGAAGAAGAAG GTTCTGGTAGCTGTGGAGCAAGGGGAGACTCTTGCGAAAGCTCTAGAAGAAGCTGTACCTGAAGATGTGCGTGGAAAACTTACGGCTTCTGTAACTGAAATTTTAAATTCCAAACGAGAGACTTTCAGTTTAGATGCATTGAATCGACTTGGCTGGAACAATGTAAGAACAACCACCACCAAGGCATTGGCCCAGGAAAAGCTCAAAGATTCTGGTCATGAAAGTGGGCTTAAGGATGCTAAGATGGCTGATCAGAACAGGATTTCTGCAACAGCTTCTGAGGGGGATCGGAAAGACATTAATATGAAAAATGATGATAAACCTGGAGAAAGCATCGAATCATCAGAAGGAAAGCCTTCTCAAACTTCTGAACCTGTTGGAACTGCGACAGAAATTGGAAGTGAACAACCTTATAAATCAGATAAAGCTAACTATGGAACCAATGATAACAGTGAAGGGCAGCATATAACCCAACAGGACAATGGAACAACTCCAATGCAAGTTTCTGATGATCAGTCAGTGGCCAACTCTAATGGGGCTTCTAAAGAAGGGGAGCAATCAGCAGATGCTACAATAGACCAGAATCTACAATCTAATGCAACAGAAAAGGAAGGTGACACAATTCGCACAGGTGAAGATAAGGCTGCTCATAATGTGAATGATCAAAGCACGCAAGTCTCTAAAACAGAAGGATCGAAACCTTCGCCCATTACTGTGACCCAGGCATTAGATGCATTAACTGGGTTTGATGACTCGACTCAAATGGCTGTCAACAGTGTATTTGGAGTTCTTGAAAATATGATTGATCAGTTTCAGAAACAACAGGATTCTGAGAATGCTGAAAATTCTGATGGCACTTCTGTGGATGAGACAGAATCTCATGTAAAGGAGAATACAGAGAAAGCGTCAAGTGGAGAAGAAATAAACCAATCATCTAAACAACCAGAAGGTAGCAGTCCTGGAAAAAGTGATTCAATCATGTCCAAAGATGATTGTGCTTTTGGTGAGGGAAATCCCAATTTAAGCATTGTTTCATCTGGTAGGGAAAAAATGAGATATTACCAAGGAAAcaaagttggtgatcatgtggATGCTGATGGTATCAAGCAGGTCAATGGCTTGCCTGACTATTTATTAGATATAGCTGTCAACTATTACTTGAAGGCGCAGTATGCAATGTACATTCATGAATTTCTTTACACACAATTGCAACTCAAAATACAGGAGTCTAATTCAGCAactgatctttttcttgatccaCAAGAGGGTAAATGGAAAATTGCAGACCAGATGCACAATGCGCAAAATGACATTTCTGAATCCTCACAAGAGTCATCTAAGATGGACAAAGCTGTTCAGCCACCCTACTTTATACCAAGAAAAATTCCAGACTTTACATACAAGTCAAATAAATGGAATAATACAGTAGCAACCAGGTCAATACCTGGTAATGATTTGAGAGAGGCACTTACATGCTTTGTTAGAGATGAACTATCAAGTGCCCTTAAAATGGAAGTTGGGCGCAAAATAGGGATAACAGATACTAAGCAACTTGAAAGAAGTCTTGCAAATGATGTAGAACAGATTGCTGCAGAAGTTTCTAAAACTGTTGTCCTTGACTGTGAGTTTTATTCAGTGACACGTGGGCAAAGAAGTCCAACAACTGTCAAGTTTGGTTCAACACATGGAACAAATGTTGTTGAAGCTGTATCAACTGCAGTTCAGAAGTCTCAGCATCTGAGGAACATTCTTCCTGTCGGTGTCATAGTTGGTGTAACTTTGGCATGTTTGAGAAATTGCTTCCATTTTGGTGTGTCTAAGCATGGTGACCATATGAAAGCGACTATGAATTCAGATATTTTGGGTGAGGAAGTTATTGTTCAGGATAGCAGCAAAGAGAATGTTCAGGATAGTGGAAAAGCAAATACAGACGACAATAATATTGAAAAAACCAGTGGGGACAACCAGCAGGAGATGACAAAGTCACAGGGCCAAGATATGATGGTGGGGGCTGTGACGGCTGCCCTAGGTGCTTCTGCTTTGGTAGCACATAATCAA GTTTCAGGAGAGAGAAGGTTTGGAAATGTCCTTTTTGCCCTCAGGGTCCACATGTCAGTTCTTCATCCTCTCCTGATCCTGGGCCAACCCCTGTTCATGGAGGGCCATGTGGTCATGGCAAATCCGCCACCTGCGCGTCGCGGACCTTGCCCTTGCCACCGTCATCGACACCCATCAGCCCCTG AAAAATAA